The genomic stretch gaaaatttttattttatctgtAAAATTATCATCATCGTTGGATCTAAAGGATATCGTTCTATAAGACACTATATTTGTATCTGAAACTCTATCTCGActgataattataatcaaaatcaaatcaaatctataatattttttatttaataaaaataaaattatataatctaataaatatatatatatatatatatatattaatttaagaaAAGATGATatcgaaaattaaaaatagaATAAGTAAGCATTCCATTGCCTTATATTCAGATGTCGGCACACGAAGGATGGACAACATCATGAGCTGGCCAAGTACCGAATCCATGCGTGCAAATAAATAATTGAGTAGAATTGATATCATCTCGTCGTGTCGATTCAGAAGACAGCAGATGCCGACTCAATCATAAGGCatgggggaagagagagagagagagagagagagaagagggtgcTTCTTCATCATCCGTCATGAGGCAATAATTGGGAGATGTTTATGAGCTCCAACTCAGTAGCTCATTCCAATCATAAAGAGAAGTGTGCTGTGACAAAGATGGGACCTAAGTATGCATGCAGATGACAAGGAGGATAGCTGAAACTATTCACAGCTGTGTGTGGGTTATGATATGATGCCCCATCAACGCTACAATCTCCACCTCAGATGGAGTTTGAGATGATGCATGAACTCAATGGTTGTCACACTCGAAGGGAGAAAAAGTGATGGTAGGAAGCCATCCCCATTACATGACAAATAAACCTATCAATGTTTGATAGGTTCGAACTACTTTTAATTCCAATCTACCATGATGAAGAATTCCCCACATTTAAACATCATAAATGTTCTCCCTAAGGCTTTGCTTCAAAGCAtctcataatttaattttatgattCTTATgtcgattattttattatatttgttaTGAATTCTCTAAATTATTCTTTTAATATCTCAAGCAAACCTATAGATTACTCTTGTGCAGTAAAGAATTTGATTTTATCTTTTATGAATATAGGTAATAAGAAGTGTCAAATTACTTAGTTCTTatatcgattatatatatatatatatatatatatttatttatttatttatattatgaaaGGTAAGAGACGAATATGAGATTCGAGCTTAATACTTTACGATGAATCAtcaaatattttatcaattaaaCTAGTATCTATATTGTTTTTTTCAAAGAATAAGTCGTGAAGATGAGATTCGTCCAAAATCTCACGATTATTTGTTAAAGTTTTTATCAGCAAATTTAACTTGTACCTTTAAAaatatatcgaatgagatttAAAACTTTAAGTAaaaattatatttgatgatgttttgaatccatatatatatatgatcatatcaatattttattattaatctttgaatttatgaagtatatctcatcatcaagttgtttttgatattcttcataataaaaattgacttttgaaataatgtgaaaatcgataattatcattttctaaaataatactctagaatgatgatttggaatcatgtatgtaatgatgattttataatttatatacatgatgatttggtattatgcatgcaacactttaacttgtgataatgatgcgatgaaatattcatgataaaataattattttgacattcatgacttgaatttttatttatactatttacttttgtcataatttgaaaattgatgcaaaggatcttcccttcttttgacaatgacaaaggaggaacaAAACTtgttagaaagcaaatttgctagcttgcacaatttgaaaagagataAACCGGCTAGCAtgaaatattaattataaatatttatataagtaaaaaatagtttatttatatatataatgaccCGACCAAACCTTCAACATCCATGACCTTTTTATGGGTGAGATTGTGGTCTCAAAACCTCCATTCCCAGATCACACCTCCCTCCATTGATGCACTCCCCACAAGCTCTTCGCTTAGCCTAAACAAATGGATAAAGCTGGTCGGTCACATCCTGCTTGCGTGACCACATTTTATTTGGTCCTTCTGTCACCAACCATGCCACGGATCCAAAGTTCTCGGTCTTCGTTCCAGCATATCAAGATCCCTTTCACTGgctttctcctctcctctctctctatatatacctCCCCTCTCACATTGCAGGAAGACGCTTACGACACACTACACGTAGTCTTCGTCTCTCTTACAGCTTTGCTGGTCTCGTTGCATGGCAACCAAGGGGTTGGTGGAGTCCTTGTACGACTCACTGGCGAGGGGAGACATGAAGGCCGTGGCGGCATTGATGGCGGAGGACGTGGAGTGGTGGTTCCACGGCCCCCGGCGGTGCCAGTACATGAGGCGGCTGCTGACCGGGGAAGCGGGGCACGGAGACTTCCGCTTCAGGCCGCGGGCGGTGACGGCGATCGGGGGCTGGGTGGTGGCGGAGGGGTGGGAGGGGAAGCACGCCTACTGGGTCCACGCCTGGGCCGTCGACGGCGGCGTCATCACCCGGTTCAGGGAGTACTTCAACACGTCCGTCACCGTGCGCGAGTGTGGCGGCGGCTGCACCTCCACGGTCTCCGGCGATGGCGGCACCTTATGGCAGAGCAGGGCTCCAGCGCAGGGCGGCCGGTCTCTCCCCGGGCTTGTCCTCGCCGTTTAGCATGGCACGAGCACACTAACATGGGCCTCGGCTCGTTCCTGACGGACATGGAGGACAACTCTATAAGCGCCGATCTGAGTGTACTGGACTTGCTTTACATGTAATATAGTAAATAATATATGAACAGAGTCTGGTTTTGCACTCAATACATGCTTATCATCTCTCTTTCCAGACTATATCAAGATTATCCAGCTGATTGagtaaaggaaaaaaatattttgatgacgAACAAACAAGAAATCAGCAGATGCAGTGCAATATAAAGTTTGGAAGCCTTTGTGATTTCATTTATATCAAGATTATCCCTACATCAATCTTGTGATTTCATTTACTAGGTAAGCTGGATGAGAAATCTGTTGTTTGATCCAACAAGAATGCCAATTATAATCTGCCTAATCATGCATCTGCACTGTAGTCTCCAGCAGAAGCGTTTGGCAGCCCAAAGAATCTTTTCAGCAACAGGTATCGATGGGCATCACCAGCTGTTGCTCAGCTTGTGCCAGTACTGGAGTCTTACATTTCAGCAACATTTATGagcaagaaggaggaggaggaggaggcctacCAAATGCTCATCACTATGTCCTGAGAAGGGCCCTTCAGCTTGCACCTTACCCTAAAGTATCACCtatcgaagaagaagaaacttGTGGTCAGGGCTATGACAGCAACCTATCAAGCAAATATGTGCTGTAAATGTTGCTTTCAGAACACTGGCCTTTGATGTGTCTTCATCCCTCAGGGCAGATGTACATCTTGGTGATCGATTGATCACTTAATGTAATCATTGTGCATGTGTTTGTTTACATGAGAACTCACATTGTAATCTTCTATCTATCAGGTGAGACTGGGGGTGCGAACAACTGGTGCATGAAGCTACCTGGAAGAGGAAGGTAGCATTTCAAGCTCATGCCTCGCTTAAAAGCAAGGATGTTGTTGTCTTCTTCATCAGTGTATGCCTCTTTTAACAGATGATTTTGGCATGTTGAAGAGACCTGTGGGCCATTCTTGTGACTCCCAGTCAAACAATGCAAAGGAAAACAACTGGATCTGATGCAACATACAACAAGCATTTCTGATTGAAATTAATCTACCTGTCATCAGTGGACCAGAATGGGAAGTAGGAGTGACAGCAGAAACAGAGTAAAATGCTGCATTAAAGACTGTGGAACTCCCAAGGTAATTAAAATGCTTCTCATATGGCATAGCATATACCATCAGGTCAAAAAGCATTCAATATTTTTACAGAGAGTGAATGAAAATGGGGTTATAGTGCCAGCTTGTGAATCATATAATTGGAAATCTAGAAGATGTAGGGTGTAGCTTTTCCATGAAAGATCAAAGGTGACAACTTTAGGACTTGGAGATGAACTAGTTGTAGCAGATGACCACCTCTGTCAGCAACTCTCTGGAGTCATATTTTCCAGAATTCTTCATGATTCTTTCACCAAAGTATGCAGTGGTCTAATCCAAAGGTTTATCATGTTTCATCTGCACCAAAACATAGCAAACACTAAGAATCATGATCTTTTTAATGTGGTAAATTCATGAAACATTTGAATGCTGCAACTTCAATGCACTACCAGTGTATGACAGATTGACAGAAATATGTGACCATATCTTTTATAGAACCAAAGATGAATTTATGAAAAGGCAGATATGTAATTGTTCTTATAGTAACATCCCACATTGGATAATACACAGAAGCTGGACTGATGCTGTAGTTATTTAGGCTATACTTTCTCCACCTCAGTTTTTGAAGCTGTTGCTCCACTTAAGAAGTTCTTTAAATACAGCATAATGTGCAATAAACTATAGAAATGtaatatttatcttttaataaaaataaaattaacataaaTCTTATTAAAAGACGATAGATCTAATACACAAGGTCGTCGCCAATGCAAGATCTAGAAAGGTTCATGTATATACTTTTTATCTTTATATTTGGAAAAGTTGATCAACGGTCTCGCTTTATCGTTATTATAAAATCGGCCTTCCGTATATaagtctattttttttatttttatagttatttttgaaaaaaaaatatataagaacaaATGTTGTGGAGGTCTTTTACAACTTCTTTGTACATGGAGGATCTCTAGTTTGAGAATTGTAAAAGCTCTGTTTGACACAAGTAAAGAGGAAGCTGAATCATATATTGGTGCCTCAAATATCTGACATATAAATCCCTAATAACAACAAAAGGAATCTAATTTATGGAAATCAAGAATGTGATTATGTGATATATATGTGTACTAATGATGCACTGTAGACTTTCTCATGCTGTAAGAGATGTTATCCAGTTGATGATGGGGTTCCCTAAACACCCAACTTGTTCAGTAATTGATAGAGGTTGGAAGCTATGCACACAATTGGAACACTGAGAAGGAACAACAGTGTGACATAATCTTTAACTTATCATTGACAGATACAAGTAAGAACAAATAAAGTGCCCTGCAATACCAGGAATGTTGACATGGATTTGATGTGAGGCAGTAATCAAGAAGTGTGCAAGTTTTCTTGAAGCTACATGACAATAATGATGAGAGACATGAATAAGGGCAACACAGGGCTCATCAATTCTTAGGTCTACTTCAACTTTAGCACTTGGAGAGTGAAATGATGTGATCAGCAGTTCTTCAATGCTATTGGATACATGATGCAACCCTGCTAACAACTATATGTTCTTCACCTAACATCATCTGTAATAATTCCTTCAAATTGCAACAGGTTAATTAAGTTCCACAAAGTATTTCCTCAGGATATACAAAACTAAACCCTGATGAAGTCTGCAATAAAATGCCAAACTGTGCTCACTCCAGCCAACTAGATTTGATGAACTTTAGATTTTAAAtagcaatgatttttttttttttacagcagaaatattctctattttttttaagaaaatattttagtACAAGAAGAGATTAAAAAGAGGACTAAAAGAATAGAGAGTCCTGATGTATATTGAGTTTGATGTATAATTTAGAAACCTAAGTTTTTGGGCTGAGTTGATGTATTGATATATGCTAACCCTCACTGTTTTTACCCAGattcatttttaatgaaattttaacTTTGTATCAGAGTCAagattcatgaaaaaaaaaaagagtgcataaaaaagataattgaaaattttgatatgaataattaaaaaaattaagctaAGATGAACTTGGTAATTAAAGTGAGGTACAAAATTATCATACCATCTACCATTATAAATAAGGAGGAAATTATTACGACCCgagcctgatgagctaactggcctatcaatttTGTTTGGTTTAAACTACTAatcaaaatgtttaagctaaaGTTAGTCATTCTCGATCTTATCCATTTTCGATGTGGAATTAATTGGGAGTATTAGAAAGATAGTTTGACTATATATGAATAAGAGGAGATGTTAGGAAATATTAAAAAGAGAAGTAAAAGAAAAATTCTACATTCATAAATATTAAAAGACTATGATGATATATGTTGAGTTTTTGGGTTGAATTGATATTGATATATATTGATCCTAATTAGTTTAATTGATATACATCATTAATAAATTTATAACAACAATTAATGGTGGCCTGTTGTGACCTtcacaatatattataaaaactttAGAGTTGTCAATTATATCCATTATAGTGAATCTTCTAATCCTTAGATATCTTCTCACCAAGTATCCAAATCACTGTGCATTCTTTTCTTTTGAGTGCTGAATTAAAAGGACAATTCAACAGTAATAAGAAATCTTATGGTTAAATCTGGAGTCATCTAAACCTCATCCTCAAGTAGAAATGGAATGATCACCATCGGAGAagatttctttctcttttattatCCTTACAGCACCTCTGCAATGAGATTCAATTAGAATCCAGAAGGCTTGGGATCAACTAAGAGAGGACATCAATCATTTCCTGAGCTAAAGGTCTTGCTTGTTTGTATCAGAAGAACAGGTAACATGGTCAGAGAATTGGATGGTGTCTGCGATGTGCCTACGTGCCTTTCGTTGA from Musa acuminata AAA Group cultivar baxijiao chromosome BXJ1-3, Cavendish_Baxijiao_AAA, whole genome shotgun sequence encodes the following:
- the LOC135637455 gene encoding wound-induced protein 1-like, with product MATKGLVESLYDSLARGDMKAVAALMAEDVEWWFHGPRRCQYMRRLLTGEAGHGDFRFRPRAVTAIGGWVVAEGWEGKHAYWVHAWAVDGGVITRFREYFNTSVTVRECGGGCTSTVSGDGGTLWQSRAPAQGGRSLPGLVLAV